Proteins co-encoded in one uncultured Draconibacterium sp. genomic window:
- a CDS encoding endonuclease domain-containing protein: MQLHNRKFYKPLRKHLRNHSTAAEATLWKMLKKRQIGGYKFRRQHSIGKYIVDFFCYELMLAIELDGEVHADLNGIARDMERDEQLNKLGVTVLRYENRWVYEYPEVIKQDILEFGEKRSKEERFHHLPADSTAFHQRYSSSKEEKFGR; this comes from the coding sequence ATGCAACTCCACAACCGCAAGTTTTACAAACCATTACGTAAACATTTACGCAATCATTCAACTGCTGCCGAAGCCACGCTGTGGAAAATGCTAAAGAAGCGTCAGATTGGCGGATATAAATTCCGGCGGCAACATTCTATTGGTAAATATATTGTTGATTTCTTTTGTTACGAGCTAATGTTGGCCATTGAGTTAGATGGTGAGGTACATGCCGATTTAAATGGTATTGCACGAGACATGGAAAGGGATGAGCAATTAAATAAACTGGGAGTAACAGTGTTGCGCTATGAAAACCGTTGGGTATATGAATATCCGGAGGTGATAAAACAGGATATTCTTGAATTTGGTGAAAAAAGAAGTAAGGAGGAGAGATTTCACCACCTCCCCGCTGATTCCACTGCGTTTCATCAGCGGTACTCCTCCTCGAAGGAGGAGAAATTTGGCCGGTAG
- a CDS encoding Nif11-like leader peptide family natural product precursor gives MSKERVFEFLDKGADDRQFRIKYDNCFSMEEFCKMAAEDGFEFSVDDLKAALRENGDDFDSYGNPPKKGIWV, from the coding sequence ATGTCAAAGGAAAGAGTTTTTGAGTTTCTGGATAAAGGTGCTGACGACCGTCAGTTTCGTATTAAGTACGACAACTGCTTCTCGATGGAGGAATTTTGTAAAATGGCCGCTGAAGACGGGTTTGAGTTTTCGGTTGACGATTTAAAAGCGGCTTTACGCGAAAACGGCGACGATTTTGACTCATACGGAAATCCGCCCAAAAAAGGAATCTGGGTATAA
- a CDS encoding acyl-CoA dehydrogenase family protein yields the protein MQTVTTGAAQVSKNNSSTSIPFSEFLENLKEKMKQVFHVRADIDQLSLKRGLPPFVMREIMSANPLSVGIPTQYGGRGGVMKENIGLLAAASYESLALSLTFGINSALFLQPFGKFGQDEVKAPVFNRFLNDKAMGGLMITEPDYGSDALNMQTSYTESESKYHLKGKKHWAGLTGWADFWLLSARQQSKSEKLQRDIDFFLCDVTAPGQNIVVEEFFENLGLYAIPYGRNRIDVQLPQTHKLVPETTGVKMMLDLLHRSRMQFPGMGMGFIQRMLDEALTHCKERMVGGKSLFQYDRVQHRLSKLQASYTICSAMCANSSEKAGLDVDLSSQGMEANAVKSVITDLMQEAAQSVVQLVGAKAYKLNHIAGRGTADSRPFQIFEGSNDILYAQISEGLVKMMKRAKERNLFQFLKGFDLTDKAVHFVKSQVDFNLDLQIPQRKLVEMGKIIGRVISMNQVLDLSEKGFNKELIDGSVTFLQQEITKLMSAFTFKNEEKVVDGYDENTSWMNFVAG from the coding sequence ATGCAAACAGTTACAACCGGGGCGGCCCAGGTTTCAAAGAACAACTCCTCCACATCAATTCCTTTTTCTGAATTTTTAGAAAACCTGAAAGAAAAAATGAAACAGGTTTTTCATGTGCGGGCCGATATCGATCAACTAAGTTTAAAACGCGGACTTCCACCGTTTGTAATGCGCGAAATTATGTCGGCAAATCCACTGTCGGTGGGTATTCCTACACAATATGGCGGCCGTGGCGGCGTAATGAAAGAAAACATAGGCCTGCTGGCCGCAGCTTCGTACGAATCGCTGGCGCTGTCGTTAACCTTTGGTATTAACTCGGCCTTGTTTCTACAGCCTTTTGGCAAGTTTGGACAGGACGAAGTAAAGGCGCCCGTTTTCAATCGCTTTCTAAACGATAAAGCCATGGGCGGATTGATGATTACCGAACCCGACTATGGCAGCGATGCCTTGAATATGCAAACATCGTACACCGAATCGGAATCGAAATACCACCTGAAAGGAAAAAAACACTGGGCAGGATTAACCGGCTGGGCCGACTTTTGGCTGCTTTCAGCACGTCAGCAATCAAAATCGGAGAAACTGCAACGCGACATCGACTTCTTTTTATGCGATGTAACAGCTCCCGGACAAAACATTGTGGTAGAAGAATTTTTCGAGAACCTCGGTTTGTATGCCATTCCGTACGGACGAAACCGTATTGATGTGCAGCTGCCGCAAACGCATAAACTGGTGCCCGAAACAACCGGTGTTAAAATGATGCTCGACCTGTTACACCGCAGCCGTATGCAGTTCCCCGGAATGGGCATGGGTTTTATTCAGCGTATGCTCGACGAAGCGTTAACACACTGCAAAGAAAGAATGGTGGGCGGAAAAAGTCTGTTTCAATACGATCGTGTACAACATCGTTTGTCGAAACTGCAGGCCTCGTATACCATTTGTTCGGCTATGTGTGCCAACAGCAGTGAAAAAGCCGGACTGGATGTCGACCTTTCATCGCAGGGAATGGAAGCCAATGCCGTAAAAAGTGTAATTACCGATTTAATGCAGGAAGCTGCCCAATCGGTGGTTCAGCTGGTGGGTGCAAAAGCTTATAAACTCAATCATATTGCCGGACGCGGTACTGCCGACAGCCGACCATTTCAGATCTTTGAAGGATCGAACGATATTCTTTACGCACAAATTTCGGAAGGACTGGTAAAAATGATGAAACGCGCCAAAGAGCGTAACCTGTTTCAGTTTTTGAAAGGTTTCGACCTTACTGATAAAGCCGTTCATTTTGTAAAAAGCCAGGTCGATTTTAATCTTGATCTTCAGATACCACAACGCAAGTTGGTTGAGATGGGTAAAATCATTGGCCGCGTAATTTCAATGAACCAGGTGTTAGACCTCTCGGAAAAAGGATTTAATAAAGAGCTGATCGATGGAAGTGTGACATTCCTGCAACAGGAGATCACCAAACTGATGTCGGCCTTTACCTTTAAAAACGAAGAGAAAGTGGTTGACGGCTACGATGAGAACACCTCGTGGATGAACTTTGTAGCGGGATAG
- a CDS encoding tetratricopeptide repeat protein: MLLLLLFLWQNISYGTTVIAKQADSLRLVIQNRQGEKKINAQLELAKLLYENENAEAKITAQSALNNAKQLKDESLQMQAFFILGRINHETNNINLSQAYFDSALVIANELNDLWYQSDILLRLGINQHSQGDHIEALQAFNMSIQAGRLAKNYRAVGASYSMMGTVFRVNGLYDRAIEYIIKSRLNYEKAEYVEGYAWAAYLLGRIYADLQLNEKAMDYYNQSLATYKGLAKDDHNRSGIVICYEQIGILCLRAGDTEEARKYITNTLEIHKESGSKYGISNSYKNLGHIEYASGNYALAEKYLKEALAAKIEIGDQLSKPSIYQYLGSCYLNTGRTNEGLNMILKGLDQAITNNQKRIQLDIYLELSEIYLSLNELEKAMDCQQQMINIQDSMLLGAVNIKMEQLQGIYEIDAKNSQIADLEKQNEISRLKLQHHRISITFMIIGILLALTIAAVILLFNRRLSQKNIQLAQANAAKDKFFAIIAHDLRGPVHTQTAFLDQLYQEFDSLEKDELKKLLKLLGSSSENISDLLNNLLLWAQSQVKKMEVNTTELELKGVIDDTIEKLEQSASLKQIAISLDTDNHLKVLSDANMLQTIIRNIVSNAIKFTPRGGSIHIKTFASEQKEITIKITDTGLGMDTEKMNTLFDISSKNHSEGTEKEKSNGLGLILVKDFVEKNRGTINIESEKEKGTSVTVTLPQA; the protein is encoded by the coding sequence ATGCTCCTTTTACTGCTTTTTCTGTGGCAAAATATAAGTTACGGTACTACTGTTATTGCAAAACAAGCAGATAGTTTGCGCCTTGTGATACAAAACAGACAAGGAGAAAAAAAAATAAACGCCCAGCTTGAACTGGCAAAACTTCTTTACGAGAATGAAAATGCAGAAGCAAAGATTACGGCACAATCGGCACTGAACAATGCAAAGCAGCTTAAAGATGAATCTCTTCAAATGCAAGCTTTTTTCATTTTAGGACGTATTAACCACGAAACCAACAATATCAACCTTTCTCAAGCCTACTTCGATAGTGCACTTGTTATAGCTAATGAACTGAATGACCTCTGGTACCAAAGCGATATATTATTGCGTTTGGGAATTAACCAGCACTCCCAGGGAGACCACATAGAAGCTCTCCAAGCTTTTAATATGTCGATACAGGCTGGACGCCTGGCAAAGAACTACCGTGCTGTTGGTGCCTCTTATTCGATGATGGGAACTGTTTTCAGAGTAAACGGCTTATACGACCGTGCGATTGAGTACATTATTAAATCGCGGTTGAATTACGAAAAAGCCGAATATGTTGAAGGTTATGCCTGGGCTGCCTATCTGCTCGGACGGATCTATGCCGACCTTCAGCTAAACGAAAAAGCAATGGACTATTACAACCAGTCACTTGCAACCTACAAAGGACTGGCTAAAGACGACCATAATAGGAGCGGAATCGTTATTTGCTACGAACAGATAGGCATTTTGTGCCTTAGAGCAGGTGATACGGAAGAAGCTCGCAAATATATTACAAACACACTTGAAATTCACAAGGAAAGTGGATCAAAATACGGCATATCAAATTCCTACAAAAACCTGGGTCATATTGAATATGCGTCAGGAAATTATGCCTTAGCAGAAAAATACCTGAAAGAAGCATTAGCGGCAAAAATAGAGATTGGCGACCAATTAAGTAAACCTTCAATTTATCAATACCTTGGATCGTGCTACTTAAACACCGGCCGCACCAATGAAGGATTAAATATGATTTTGAAAGGTCTCGACCAGGCCATTACCAATAACCAAAAACGTATACAACTTGATATTTATTTGGAACTTAGCGAAATCTACCTGAGTTTAAACGAGCTCGAAAAAGCCATGGATTGCCAGCAACAAATGATAAATATTCAGGATTCGATGTTACTGGGCGCTGTAAACATTAAAATGGAACAGTTACAAGGCATTTACGAGATTGATGCAAAAAACAGTCAGATTGCTGATTTGGAAAAACAAAATGAAATTAGCCGGCTAAAACTGCAGCATCATCGCATTTCAATTACTTTTATGATTATTGGCATTCTGCTTGCCCTTACAATTGCTGCTGTTATTCTTCTTTTTAATCGTCGGCTGAGTCAAAAAAATATTCAACTTGCCCAGGCCAATGCTGCAAAAGATAAGTTCTTTGCCATTATCGCCCACGATCTTAGGGGCCCGGTTCATACACAAACCGCATTTCTTGACCAGCTCTATCAGGAATTTGATTCGCTGGAAAAAGATGAGCTGAAAAAGCTGCTAAAATTACTTGGCTCGTCATCAGAAAACATTAGCGACCTGCTCAACAACCTTTTACTTTGGGCACAATCGCAGGTGAAAAAAATGGAAGTAAATACCACAGAACTTGAGCTTAAGGGAGTAATCGATGATACGATTGAGAAACTGGAACAATCGGCAAGTCTAAAACAAATAGCCATTTCTCTTGACACCGACAATCATCTAAAAGTATTGTCTGATGCCAATATGCTTCAAACAATTATCCGAAACATTGTTAGCAATGCCATAAAATTTACTCCTCGCGGCGGGTCTATCCATATTAAAACTTTCGCCTCGGAACAGAAAGAAATAACCATAAAAATTACCGATACCGGCCTGGGCATGGATACCGAAAAGATGAATACGCTGTTTGACATCAGCTCTAAAAACCACTCAGAAGGAACTGAAAAGGAAAAGAGTAACGGACTGGGACTTATTCTTGTAAAAGATTTTGTTGAGAAAAACAGGGGCACAATAAACATTGAAAGCGAGAAAGAAAAAGGCACATCGGTTACAGTTACACTCCCTCAGGCCTAG
- a CDS encoding universal stress protein — protein MSEKLVTIVVLPLARAHILKMRLEEKGIKCELEDLHLIEGATTSTVRVKILENDLNEAFKEVDLLLGLKSGKPKKTSKPCQILVPIDFSTVSEKAVEMAFNIAEHLNAKLVIMHSYISPVRFSIPYGDVYPYDTTLLKQTEDAEKEANRQFKNFLTPMVSSIGSDRWEKIDPEYIVKPGYAEEDILAFANEQPTRLIVIGRGGDKTWPGTVGSVTADVMYNAPIPVLVIPENMEPKPVNEFKEVLYATNFDEKDFTALDKLMSIVKSYEVRVVCAHVGLPDEYGWDIARLEGMKDILHKKYENKEFECKLIMGNNVLNTIENTIKTDPVDILALTTHKRGMISRLFNPSLARKMVFHTEIPLLVFHA, from the coding sequence ATGAGTGAAAAACTAGTTACAATCGTAGTATTACCTTTGGCGCGTGCCCATATTTTGAAAATGCGTTTAGAGGAAAAAGGAATTAAATGTGAGCTTGAAGACTTACATTTAATTGAAGGAGCAACCACCTCAACCGTTCGGGTTAAAATATTGGAAAACGACCTGAACGAAGCCTTTAAAGAAGTTGATTTGCTGTTGGGACTAAAATCGGGAAAACCGAAAAAAACAAGCAAGCCCTGCCAAATTCTTGTTCCCATCGACTTTTCAACCGTATCGGAAAAAGCTGTAGAAATGGCTTTTAACATTGCCGAACACCTGAATGCGAAACTGGTAATTATGCACTCGTACATTAGTCCGGTGCGCTTTTCAATACCTTACGGCGACGTTTATCCGTACGACACCACCCTTTTAAAACAAACGGAAGATGCAGAAAAAGAGGCCAACCGCCAGTTTAAAAACTTCCTGACCCCTATGGTGTCAAGTATCGGATCGGATAGATGGGAAAAAATAGATCCGGAATATATCGTTAAACCGGGTTACGCCGAAGAAGACATTCTGGCCTTTGCCAATGAACAGCCTACACGACTGATTGTAATTGGTCGCGGTGGCGATAAAACATGGCCCGGCACAGTGGGTAGTGTTACTGCCGATGTAATGTATAATGCGCCCATTCCGGTACTCGTTATTCCTGAAAATATGGAACCCAAACCGGTTAATGAGTTTAAAGAAGTGCTTTATGCTACCAATTTTGATGAAAAAGACTTTACCGCACTCGACAAACTTATGAGCATTGTAAAATCATACGAAGTAAGGGTTGTTTGTGCACATGTTGGACTTCCCGACGAATATGGCTGGGACATTGCCCGGCTGGAAGGAATGAAAGATATTTTGCACAAAAAGTACGAGAACAAGGAGTTTGAATGCAAACTGATTATGGGAAACAATGTATTAAACACAATTGAAAACACAATTAAAACCGACCCGGTAGATATTCTGGCTCTTACCACACATAAACGAGGCATGATATCGCGGCTATTTAACCCCAGTTTAGCACGAAAAATGGTGTTCCATACCGAAATACCACTATTGGTATTTCACGCTTAA
- the mgrA gene encoding L-glyceraldehyde 3-phosphate reductase: MTYVPKESRYDEMLYNRCGKWGLKLPAVSLGLWHNFGGIDVFENGRAMLHRAFDLGITHFDLANNYGPPPGSAEENFGKILRQDFSAYRDELIISSKAGYLMWPGPYGEWGSRKNLLASLDQSLKRMGLEYVDIFYSHRPDPDTPLEETMMALDRAVRSGKALYVGISNYPADIAKEAARILKELGTPCLIHQPKYSMFVRWVEEELLDVLEEEGIGCIPFSPLAQGLLTNKYLKGIPEGSRATREVFLKKEHVETAHDKIVALNTIAQERGQSLAQMALAWILRDKRITSVLIGASSVKQIDDNVEMLKNVAFRDEELAAIEKVLK, encoded by the coding sequence ATGACCTATGTTCCAAAAGAATCGAGATACGATGAAATGCTGTACAACCGCTGCGGGAAATGGGGACTGAAACTGCCTGCCGTTTCATTGGGTTTATGGCATAACTTTGGCGGAATTGATGTTTTTGAGAATGGCCGGGCGATGCTGCACCGGGCTTTTGATTTGGGCATCACACATTTCGACTTAGCCAATAATTACGGCCCGCCTCCGGGCTCGGCCGAAGAGAATTTTGGTAAGATATTAAGGCAGGATTTTTCGGCTTACCGCGATGAACTGATCATTTCGAGTAAAGCGGGTTACCTGATGTGGCCGGGGCCTTACGGCGAGTGGGGAAGTCGCAAGAATTTGCTGGCCAGTCTCGACCAGAGTTTAAAACGCATGGGGTTGGAATATGTGGATATTTTTTATTCGCATCGGCCTGATCCCGATACACCTCTTGAAGAGACGATGATGGCTCTTGACCGGGCAGTACGATCGGGAAAAGCATTGTATGTGGGCATTTCAAATTATCCGGCCGATATTGCCAAAGAAGCTGCGCGTATTCTGAAAGAGCTTGGAACTCCATGTTTGATACACCAGCCAAAATATTCGATGTTTGTAAGGTGGGTGGAAGAAGAGCTTCTGGATGTGTTGGAAGAAGAAGGAATTGGTTGTATTCCGTTTTCTCCACTTGCGCAAGGTTTGTTAACCAACAAATACCTCAAAGGAATTCCTGAAGGATCGAGAGCAACCCGCGAAGTTTTTCTGAAAAAGGAACATGTTGAAACCGCACATGATAAAATTGTGGCCTTAAATACTATTGCACAGGAGCGTGGACAGTCGCTGGCGCAAATGGCACTGGCCTGGATATTGCGCGATAAACGAATTACCTCGGTGTTGATTGGAGCAAGTTCGGTAAAACAAATCGACGATAATGTGGAAATGCTAAAAAATGTAGCTTTTAGGGATGAGGAGCTGGCGGCAATTGAGAAGGTTTTGAAGTAG
- the pheS gene encoding phenylalanine--tRNA ligase subunit alpha, with the protein MLDKIKALQKEIDAIVASSKEEVEELRIKYISKKGLIGQLFNDFKTVPAEQKKEVGQAINTLKTFALEKINTLKEGFNNNGSETSGQDLTMPGEPMKLGTRHPLSLVKNEIIGIFARLGFTVAEGPEIEDDWHVFSALNFPPEHPARDMQDTFFIEKDPDVLLRTHTSSVQIRVMERTEPPIRAIFPGRVFRNEAISARSHCIFHQIEGLYVDENVSFADLKQTLLQFAKELFGADTKIRLRPSYFPFTEPSAEMDVSCSICGGKGCNVCKYTGWLEILGCGMVDPNVLELCNIDSRKYTGFAFGMGIERITMTRYGIKDIRHFFENDVRFLKQFESAT; encoded by the coding sequence ATGTTAGACAAGATCAAAGCATTACAGAAAGAAATCGACGCTATTGTAGCTTCAAGCAAGGAAGAGGTAGAGGAGCTGCGTATAAAATACATCAGCAAAAAAGGATTGATTGGCCAATTATTCAACGACTTTAAAACGGTACCTGCCGAACAAAAAAAGGAGGTTGGACAAGCCATCAACACGCTTAAAACTTTCGCTTTAGAAAAAATTAACACGCTAAAAGAAGGTTTTAATAACAATGGCAGCGAAACTTCCGGACAGGATTTAACGATGCCCGGCGAGCCGATGAAACTGGGAACACGTCATCCGCTTTCGCTGGTTAAAAACGAAATTATTGGAATTTTTGCCCGCCTTGGATTTACTGTTGCCGAAGGGCCTGAAATTGAAGACGACTGGCATGTGTTTTCTGCTTTGAACTTTCCGCCGGAACACCCTGCCCGTGATATGCAGGATACTTTCTTTATCGAAAAAGATCCGGATGTACTGCTACGCACCCACACTTCAAGTGTTCAGATTCGTGTAATGGAGCGCACTGAGCCACCTATCCGTGCTATCTTCCCGGGGCGAGTTTTCCGTAACGAAGCAATTTCAGCACGATCACACTGCATATTCCACCAAATTGAAGGATTGTATGTTGACGAAAATGTTTCGTTTGCCGACCTGAAACAAACCTTACTACAGTTTGCCAAAGAACTGTTTGGTGCAGATACAAAAATCCGTTTGCGCCCATCGTACTTCCCGTTTACCGAGCCTAGTGCCGAAATGGATGTAAGCTGCTCGATTTGCGGCGGCAAAGGATGTAATGTTTGTAAATACACCGGCTGGCTCGAAATTCTGGGCTGCGGAATGGTTGATCCAAACGTATTGGAACTGTGTAATATCGACAGCCGTAAATATACTGGTTTTGCTTTCGGAATGGGTATTGAGCGTATTACAATGACACGCTACGGAATTAAAGATATCCGCCATTTCTTCGAAAACGATGTTCGATTCTTAAAACAATTTGAGTCGGCTACTTAA
- a CDS encoding type 1 glutamine amidotransferase, which produces MNVHFIQHETFEAPGAFLEWAKQKNYTSTFSKVYENQPLPQKTDDIDLLIVMGGPQSPNTTQEECPHFNAKAEMTLIQKCIQAGKAVVGVCLGAQLIGQALGAEVEHSPEKEIGVFPIHLTEYGLKDEKINHFGSTLPVGHWHSDMPGLTTNCNILATSIGCPRQIVAYSGLVYGFQCHMELTLEVVDLLIAEELDFLSNNTTYKFVQKPDAIRGYDYSEMNDKLFSFLDKLANEYTRVK; this is translated from the coding sequence ATGAACGTACACTTTATTCAGCACGAAACATTTGAGGCCCCCGGAGCCTTTCTGGAATGGGCAAAGCAAAAAAACTATACAAGCACGTTTTCAAAAGTGTATGAGAACCAGCCCTTGCCCCAAAAAACAGATGACATTGATTTACTAATTGTAATGGGAGGCCCTCAAAGCCCTAACACCACACAAGAAGAATGCCCCCATTTCAATGCAAAAGCCGAGATGACTTTAATACAAAAATGCATTCAGGCAGGCAAAGCCGTTGTGGGTGTTTGTTTGGGCGCTCAACTTATTGGACAGGCTTTGGGAGCAGAGGTTGAACATAGCCCTGAAAAAGAAATCGGCGTATTCCCTATACACCTTACTGAATACGGATTAAAAGACGAAAAAATAAATCATTTCGGCTCAACTTTACCTGTTGGACATTGGCACAGCGATATGCCAGGGCTTACCACAAACTGTAATATATTAGCCACAAGCATTGGCTGTCCAAGACAAATCGTTGCCTATTCAGGTTTGGTTTACGGCTTTCAGTGCCATATGGAGCTGACACTGGAAGTGGTTGATTTGCTAATTGCCGAAGAACTGGATTTTTTAAGCAATAACACCACGTACAAATTTGTCCAAAAGCCCGATGCAATCAGGGGGTATGATTATTCGGAAATGAATGATAAGCTGTTTTCGTTTTTAGATAAACTCGCAAATGAGTATACCCGCGTGAAGTAA
- a CDS encoding glycine betaine ABC transporter substrate-binding protein, with protein sequence MPRPYRFTDAWLPETHKQYFNQHKENLEMLGITYPEARTGLVVPEYSELHSVTDLKNYPHPIIGIDAGAGIMQKAQKAINKYAQGKALLALSEEKMVEQLSDSIQRRKDIVVTGWEPHWIFARYDIRFLEDPDNIFGQKENIYTIATKNLEEEHPNAVRFFERMQLTKNQLNSLVYEIRISEDPVEGVKKWMEQNEFVVNQWMKNLTKERIKVY encoded by the coding sequence GTGCCTCGACCTTACCGATTTACCGACGCCTGGTTGCCCGAAACGCATAAACAATATTTCAACCAGCACAAGGAAAACCTGGAAATGCTGGGAATTACTTATCCTGAAGCGCGCACCGGCCTTGTTGTACCGGAATACAGCGAGCTACATTCGGTGACCGACCTAAAAAACTATCCGCACCCAATTATTGGGATTGATGCTGGTGCAGGTATAATGCAAAAGGCACAAAAAGCCATTAACAAATATGCTCAGGGAAAAGCGTTGCTGGCACTTTCAGAAGAAAAAATGGTAGAACAGCTGAGCGACTCCATTCAGCGACGAAAAGACATTGTGGTAACCGGCTGGGAACCTCACTGGATATTTGCACGATACGATATCCGTTTTTTGGAAGATCCGGATAATATTTTCGGCCAGAAAGAAAACATTTACACCATTGCCACTAAAAACCTTGAAGAAGAACACCCCAATGCTGTTCGCTTTTTTGAGCGCATGCAGCTTACTAAAAACCAGTTAAACAGCCTTGTTTATGAAATCAGGATTAGCGAAGATCCTGTTGAAGGCGTAAAAAAATGGATGGAGCAAAACGAATTTGTAGTTAACCAATGGATGAAAAACTTAACGAAAGAGCGTATAAAAGTTTATTGA
- a CDS encoding BCCT family transporter: MAKKENVPHEGEAHLISSKKYFDVDGPVFWPAAILIVLFIAITLIVGQPMNKVFSTIQTSISDYGGWFFVISVNIFLFFVLFIAFSKFGKIRLGGAKAKPEFSKGAWFAMLFSAGMGIGILFWSVGEPIKHFIHPPSGEGRTVEAARMSMEITFLHWGLHAWGIYALVGMALAFFTFNKKLPLTISSIFYPLLGKKIYGPWGKAINVLAVVATLFGLATSLGMGVQQVSAGLAHLFNMPDTITSQVILIIVITLAATGSVVAGLSGGVKRLSELNVIIAGVFLLFMIIVGPTLFIFDSLIQNIGGYVQKFFELSTWTETYQQSDWQNDWTVFYWAWWISWSPFVGMFIARISRGRTLKEFVLGVLIVPTLITFLWLSTFGGSAMFLELNSIADVAGAVTDNVATSLYVLLEQFPISTVTSTVGVILVSSFFITSSDSGSLVVDSLTAGGKLDAPVAQRIFWALTEGAVAAVLLIGGGLGALQTAAISTGLPFAIILLFLVWSLLKGLREEHQDLMEVKREKEHQEYIDTIARMLQKRGKIQTTTKPQENKSI, from the coding sequence ATGGCAAAAAAAGAAAATGTACCTCACGAAGGGGAAGCACACCTGATAAGTAGCAAAAAATACTTTGATGTAGACGGGCCTGTTTTTTGGCCGGCCGCAATTTTAATCGTTCTTTTTATAGCGATTACATTAATTGTTGGCCAACCGATGAACAAGGTCTTCTCCACCATCCAAACATCAATTTCGGATTATGGCGGCTGGTTTTTTGTAATCTCCGTAAATATATTCCTCTTTTTTGTTTTGTTTATTGCATTTAGCAAGTTCGGAAAAATCAGACTGGGAGGCGCCAAAGCCAAACCCGAATTCTCGAAAGGAGCCTGGTTCGCCATGCTTTTTAGTGCAGGTATGGGTATTGGTATTTTGTTCTGGAGTGTTGGCGAACCCATCAAGCACTTTATCCATCCTCCAAGCGGCGAAGGCCGAACAGTTGAAGCCGCCCGGATGTCGATGGAAATAACTTTTTTACACTGGGGGTTACATGCCTGGGGAATTTACGCTTTGGTAGGAATGGCTCTGGCATTTTTCACTTTCAACAAGAAATTACCACTTACTATTAGCTCCATCTTTTATCCACTTTTAGGAAAGAAAATCTACGGCCCGTGGGGAAAAGCAATTAATGTACTGGCTGTTGTGGCGACACTTTTTGGACTGGCAACATCGCTTGGTATGGGCGTTCAGCAAGTTAGTGCCGGTTTGGCTCACCTTTTTAACATGCCCGACACCATTACTTCGCAGGTTATTTTGATTATCGTCATCACGCTCGCCGCTACCGGATCGGTAGTTGCCGGGTTAAGCGGTGGTGTAAAACGTTTAAGTGAATTAAACGTAATTATTGCAGGAGTATTTCTGCTTTTTATGATAATTGTAGGACCAACACTCTTTATCTTCGATTCGCTTATACAAAATATTGGTGGATACGTACAGAAGTTTTTTGAACTATCGACCTGGACAGAAACCTATCAGCAATCGGACTGGCAAAACGACTGGACCGTTTTCTACTGGGCCTGGTGGATAAGCTGGTCGCCATTTGTAGGCATGTTTATCGCCCGTATTTCGCGCGGACGAACATTAAAAGAATTTGTGTTGGGCGTACTGATTGTACCTACACTCATTACTTTTTTGTGGCTGTCGACATTTGGAGGTAGCGCTATGTTCCTTGAATTGAATTCGATAGCCGATGTTGCCGGTGCCGTAACCGATAATGTTGCCACATCACTGTACGTTTTACTCGAACAATTTCCAATATCAACCGTAACCTCAACGGTTGGAGTAATCCTGGTATCCAGCTTTTTTATTACGTCATCCGACTCGGGTTCGTTGGTAGTTGATTCGTTAACAGCTGGCGGGAAACTGGATGCACCGGTCGCTCAACGTATTTTTTGGGCATTAACAGAAGGTGCAGTTGCTGCAGTGTTATTAATTGGCGGCGGACTGGGAGCTTTGCAAACAGCGGCAATATCAACCGGTTTACCATTTGCAATTATTCTGCTTTTTCTGGTGTGGAGTCTGCTAAAAGGATTGCGCGAAGAGCATCAGGATCTGATGGAAGTAAAACGCGAAAAAGAGCATCAGGAATACATAGATACCATTGCCCGAATGTTGCAGAAACGCGGAAAAATACAAACAACAACAAAACCACAAGAAAATAAAAGTATATAA